A region of the Salvelinus alpinus chromosome 24, SLU_Salpinus.1, whole genome shotgun sequence genome:
cagctgggggctgaggggggtctataacaagcggcaacggtgagagacttgtttctggaaaggtagatttttaaaagtagaagctcgaattgtttgggcacagacctggatagtatgacagaactctgcaggctatctcagCAGTAGATtgtaactccgccccctttggtaGTTCTATCTcgttggaaaatgttgtagttggggatggacgtttcaggatttttggtggcctttctaagccaggattcagacatggctaggacatcacggttggcggagtgtgctaaagcagtgaataaaacaaactaagGGAGgtggcttctgatgttaacatgcatgaaaccaaggcttttacggttacagaagtcagaagtgcctggggaataggagtggtgcTAGGGgccgcagggcctgggttaacctctacatcaccagaggaacagaggaggagtaggataagggtacggctaatggcaataagaactggtcgtctagtgggttcggaacagagagtaaaaggagcagatgtttctacaactttattagagtccacctgtggtaaattcaattgattggacatgatttggaaatgcacacacctgtctatataaggccccacagttgtcagagcaaaaaccaagccatgaggtcaaaggaattgtccgtagagcaccgagacaggattttgtcgaggcacagatctgcagaagggtaccaacaactttcttcagcattgaaggcCCCAGAGaacccagtggcctccatcaaatggaagaagttcggaaccaccaagactcttcctagagctggctgccctggGAGGTgggtaggtgaccaagaacccgatcgtcactctgacagagcttcagagttcctctgtggagatgggagacctttccagaaggaaaaccatctctgcagcactccaccaatcaggcctttatggtagagtggccagacagaagccactcctcagtaaaaggtacatgacagccccgcttggagtttgccaaaaggcacctaaagtctctcagaccatgagaaacaagattctctggtccaatgaaaccaagattgaactctttggggaaataagtatagccagttacaattgtaatggcttagcagatcatgaaaaaataagttacatttttacctggctaaaagagaaaaaatataatatctattgtttataggaaactcactctacaaaTATAGAGGAGGTTGGGTGGGAAAAGGACTGGGATAGAGAAATATATTTATTGTGATTCGATTGTGTAAACTGtgcaaacagatcctcaaggaagATAGATTCTTTTAAATATGCTATTGGACCAAAAGCAAAATCTGGCTAATTAATCTTTATGGGTCAAATAATGATTATAACCACTtcgaaaatatatataataatctatTGAGCTCACAATCAACGAATgaatctattattatggtgggagactCTAATACGgttttaagtacctcaatggatcgTAAAGGAAATTACACTACAAGCTATCACCCTGAAGCACTTAAGGAGATCATGAATATCATGGATACAttagaactagtggatatatggaggctgaaaaaccctgacctagtgagatatacatggaggaggtttaatcaAGCTAGCCGTCTTGATTACTTCCTAGTCTCGTTCTTgctggtatcaaaagtaaaaaaaaaagtattaataGGAGACTGAATGCGATTGGACCACCATCTAACTGGCCTCCAGATAACTCTTACAGAATTTACACATAGACGTgaatattggaaatgtaatcaaaacagattggatgacaatttgttcttaacttagaCAAAATAATTCATAATTGACTTTTTTCTGCACAACATAGGTacatacagcagatccccttattgtattggacacttttaaatgtactTTTAGAGGCCATTCAATACAATACTCATCATTAAAACAAAAGCAGATTAGGTCAAAAGAGATTAGACTAGTAAAGGAAATAGAGGAAGTAACAGCCCAGGTAGATGGTAATGGAAACTGTACTATAGAGGCACAAAACAggttaaaataataaaataaaataattggaGGTACTTATTCAAGAATGATCAAGTgtaatgtattacaaaaataaagggAATTGGATGGAAAATTGtgaaaaatgtatacattttttcttgaatcttcaacatagaaatgctaccaaaaacaaTTGACAGATAttcgttacaaatgatggagtcatccATGATTACACCAAATAATATTTTGAAAAAGGAAGCAAAATATTTTATGCAATgttttcttttcagtctcctccatttccactgaattatgttaactgtaaggatttctttcctaataataataataataataataataataatgtaaaattaacaaatTTACAAAAAGACCCGTGTGAAGGCCAATTTACAGAATAGGACATTTTTGAGCAATTCAAtattttcagtctggaaaaacgcCAGGACTTGATAGAGGTATATCAGAACTTTTTTTATGTACTCAAAGATCCATTACTTGTATGTTTCAATTACTCCTATAAAAATGGTAGACATTCAGGTACTCAACAAGAACGTCTGGTTTCATTACTACTaaaacaggacccaggtggtaagtataaagatccagtccatttaaaacactggaggcctcttacacttcaatgttgtgagaCGAAAATCCTGACTAAGTGCATAGCACAAAGAATGAAAAAGGTTTTACcagatattgttcatcctgatcacaggttttttacatggacaatatATTGGAGATAATGTACAACAATTACTTGAAACAATTGAACAATATTAAACATCAAAGATACCAGGCCTGGTCTTCATAGAATATTTTAGAAAGTATGACTTGAatgtacagttaaagtcggaagttttcatacacctgagccaaatacagtggggcaaaaaagtatttaatcagccaccaattgtgcaagttctcccacttaaaaagatgagagagccctgtaattttcatcataggtacacttcaactatgacagacaaaatgagaaaaaaaaatccagaaaatcacattgtaggatttttaatgaatttatttgcaaattatggtggaaaataagtatttggtcacctacaaacaagcaagatttctggctctcacagacctgtaacttcttctttaagaggctcctctgtcctccactcgttacctgtattaatggcacctgtttgaacttgttatcagtataaaagacacctgtccacaacctcaaacagtcacactccaaactccactatgaccaagaccaaagagctgtcaaaggacaccagaaacaaaattgtagacctgcaccaggctgggaagactgaatctgcaataggtaagcagcttggtttgaagaaatcaactgtgggagcaattattaggaaatggaagacatacaagaccactgataatctccctcgatctggggctccacgcaagatctcaccccgtggggtcaaaatgatcacaagaacggtgagcaaaaatcccagaaccacacagggggacctagtgaatgacctgcagagagctgggaccaaagtaacaaagcctaccatcagtaacacactacgccgccagggactcaaatcctgcagtgccagacgtgtccccctgcttaagcagcacatggggacaaagatcatactttttggagaaatgtcctctggtctgatgaaacaaaaatagaactctttggccataatgcccatcgttttgtttggaggaaaaagggggaggcttgcaaccagctcaaccgtgaagcacgggggtggcagaatgatgttgtggggtgctttgttgcaggagggactggtgcacttcacaaaatagatggcatcatgaggtaggaaaattatgtggatatattgaagcaacatctcaagtcatcagtcaggaagttaaagcttggtcgcaaatgggtcttccaaatggacaatgaccccaagcatacttccaaagttgtggcaaaatggcttaaggacagcaaagtcaaggtacacaaagccctgactttaatcccatagaaaatgtgtgggcagaactggaaagTGTGTTcgagcaaggcctacaaacctgaatcagttacaccagaattgtcaggaggaatgggccaaaattcacccaacttattgtgggaagcttgtggaaggctacccgaaacgtttgacccaagttaaacaatttaaaggcattgctacgaaatactaattgagtgtagctaaacttctgacccactgggaatgagacaaaataaataaaagctggaataaatcattctctctactattattctgacatttcacattcttaaaataaagtggtgatcctaactgacctaagacaggggatttatactaggattaaatgtcaggaattgtgaaaacctgagttttaatgtatttggctaaggtgtatgtacattttttgccattactgctattagcccatacaaatgcattgaataacagattcactacatggaacaacagatagccaccccaaaaaatctaaaggaagttatATCTGAAGTTTCTGTTCTATATCTGAAAGATATAAGAATTGGCAGTAAAAAAAAAGTTTAACAGTCTCAATTtatacttccatacattttttcaacaggggggaccttcagacgagtcttgtgaggccggTGTGCGTCCTAGAGCAGACAACTGAcatgtacagtacctgtcaatggtttggacaaacctactcattcaaggggttttcttaatttgtactattttctacaatgtagaataatagtgaagacatcaaaactatgaaaaaacacatatggaatcatgtagtaaccaaaaaagtgttaaaaaaatctaaatatattttatatttcagattcttcaaagtatccaccctgtgccttgatgacagctttgcattctctcaaccagcttcatgaggtattcacctggaatgtttttccaacagtcttgaaggagtttccacatatgctgggcacttgttggctgcttttccttcactctgcagtcaaactaatcccaaaccatctcaattgggttgaggtcgggtgattgtgcagaccaggtcatctgatgcaacactccatcactctccttcttggtcaactagcccttacacagcctggaagtgtgttttgggtcattgtcctgttgaaaaacaaattatagtcccactaagcgcaaactagatgggatgcgTATCGCTGAAGAACactgtggtatccatgctggttaaacgtgcattgaattcaaaataaatcactgacagtttcaccagcaaagcacccccacaccatcacacctcgtcctccatgcttcacggtgggaaccacacatgcagagatcatccgttcacctactctgcgtttcacagagacatggcggttggaaccaaaaatctaacatttggactcatcagaccaaaggacagctttccaccggtctaatgtccattgcccgtgtttcttggctcaagcaagtctcttcttcttattggtgtcctttagtagtggtttctttgcagcaattcgaccatgaaggcctgattcacacagtctcctctgaacagtttatgttgacatgtgtctgttacttttcactgtgaatcatttatttgggctgcaatatctgaggctggtaactctaatgaacatttcctctgcagcagaggtaactctgggtcttcttttcctgtggccgtcctcatgagagccagtttcatcagagcgcttaatggtttttgcgaccgAAATTTTCTGtattggctgaccttcatgtcttagagtaatggactgtcgtttgtctttgcttaattgagctgttcttcccataatatggacttggtcttttaccaaatagggctgtgttctgtataccacccctaccttgtcacaacacaactgattggctcaaatgcattaacaaggaaattccacaaattaacttttaacaaggcatacctgttaatttaAGTCCATTcccggtgactacctcatgaagctggataagagaatgccaagagtgtgcaaagttgtcatcaaggcaaagggtggctactttgaataatctatttaacacttttttagttactacatgattccatatgtgttattttttcttcacaattattctacaatgtagaaaatagtcaaaataaagaaaaaccctggaatgagtaggtgtgtccaaacttttgactggtactgtacgtgttaatgagagtctcacctttccacagaggtgTCATACTAgtttttgtaggccaaaccgttcggatgcTGGAGACGAtgttgtgagaagaccgattttcaggatgtctcatagtctgacaaacaccactctagctcctCACCCTCCACTGCAGATGCAGAAGTGTGACATCAGCACATGCGGTGCAAAAAAAGATATTGTATTTTTAGCTTAAACGTACTCATTTTTATGGGTATTTTTTTATTATGCTTTTTAGACTTCTGGGGCAcggacatcgactctaggggTTAAGGGTTTACCTTAAGGAATAACTTGGACAGAGCCCCTCAAACATTTCTTAAGGTAAGGGCATAATTTAAGGGTTTTATAGTAGTTTGAAGGCATGTATGGCAGAAAGAGTCTCTAGTTACCATGGAGACGACCTGATTCCCTGACTAAATATCATGTCAAACAGATAGCACTTATGTTGGGAGATCGTAGAATAGAACTTTTACATTCAATACCGGAGAAACAAATTGATTCAGAAGATAATAAAACATACTTTTTTTCTCAACTTGTTTCTATTACTTTCTAATATGTCAAGCTAACTTACTGAGTAGTTAGCTTGTTAGTCAGCTAGCTTTGTAGCCATGGATTGTGAAGcttccattgtttagctagctatctacctAGCTAGCTGGTGGTGGAGGTTTTACTTTTGAAACCAGAGCAGAGGAAAGCAATATTCACCTCCACAAATAATGTTTACATTGATATCGATACTGAATGGTGCACTTAAGGGACCTCATGGGCACCCTTAACCTTTCACTTAATTTAAGGGGGAAATTTGCCTTAAAatagttgtgcaactgacttcaAGTTAAGTAAAATGTAAGGGAAGAGATAAGGAGAAAACTAACTTTAGATGTTTTATCCAACCGGGCCCAGGCCCTAAGCAATAACATTTATGTCTATAAATAGTAGTTACTCTAAGGATGTCTTTCCTCAGACATGGCTATAACAACTAACCCACATACCATTAAAACCCttcacacagacatatggaaTTTGTTGTGAAGTATTGATATATTAATGAAGGTACAGTTAAATATGATTTACTAGAATGTGATGAGGTACTCTGGATAAGCCTGCACATCACTGAAGATCACAAACATGGTTGGATTGGAGGTGTTGTCTGTGACGCTGTCGTACAAATCGTCATCCTTCCCTGAAGGTTTGGCAGGAGGAACGATCAAGCCTTCTTGTCCCCGAGTGTAGTCTCCAACAAGAACCCTGGCCAGGTACATGCACTTGATCCCCTGTGCATCAGCTTTAGAGTAAACATTTGCTGAATAACTGGAGTCCACAGCAAAGTATGACCCATTGCCAATTGCAGCACCTGGACGAAAATATGTTGTACTTAAAGGGTTTAAAAAATGTTACAACAATGATACCGAGTTGATCAGATTGATTTACGTCTCAACATCAAGCTCCTCCTCCCTTAGGAAGAGGTCTCAACATAACAGTAAATAATATTGGTCATCAGACATGTTTCCATGAGACCATTCTCATACCATGTGTTCCAGCGTAGCTGCGATTGAAGCCATGGCTGTTGATCTGGGTGATGGAGTTggaactggtgccatggaagagcagttTCTCGTTGTTTGTGTGCTTGTTCTTCTCCTCCAGGAGGTTCTTTCTTATCTGGTAGCTCTTCCACAGTGAATCGTTCTGGACTCGTTCAATCTTCAAATAGCAAACAATACACATGTAGAAATCAACAGTGATTTATCTATTACTGAAGTACAATCCCACCTACCTAAATATTTAACAAACAGCAAAAGAATAAGGATAACACATTTCACTGGTTTGAGAAATTACAGTtccattctttaaaaaaaatccacaaaTCTTTGCTGCCTTTAATGTAGCAGCAAACACAATTAAAATGATAGTTGAAGGATTTCTAACATCAAAGTCGCAAAATGTGAGGCTTTCATATAACGTCACCATAGAAAATCAGTCTATTGTGGAATGCAAATGAAATTCatgtatacattttcacaaacatACTCTGAGCAAAGTCTTCCGAAATTTCTTCTCCACGTCGTTGTATCCCTTGGAACCTGGAGTTAGTGGGACCAGCATTAAGAGGGAACACTTCATTTCATCCCAAAGTGCAGGCAGAGACACCGATGTATTGTCTGTACAAAACACAGTAGAGAGTTTGGCATTTAGTGGTCAATTCATTACACAATAAGTATTGTCAATAAAAATACTCAATCATTCACAACTTTAAACACATATTGATGATATATGCAGTTCCATGATATATGCAGTTCCTAACCGCAGAAACATCGCCAGACCGACACATTCCTCTTGCTAGATGCGCAAATCAAAGTGAATTACACTTAaaaatcaaaatgttttttttccctcAAAAATGGTCTTCTGATGTGAGGTAAGCATTGACCTGCACTCAGAACATCCATTTTCATTGCTTCTCTATGAATCATTGTAATATTGAGAGTCAAAAACAGAAAAATCCCAAACTAtttaaaataaaacagaaaactGAATTATGGAAAATACAAGATAATTGCATGGATCCTGACATACCAAATACTGCTTATTAATAAAACAGCTAATTCAAACAGCAGGTATTACCTTCTGGTGCATGGAAGGTGACAATGGCTGCCTGTTCCTCATGAAAGACAGTGATGTCCTTTGCTGGGCCAGCCCACTTCTCAAAGTAGAGCTCCAGCATATCTTCAGGTATGTTGGAGGTCAGGTTCTCCACTCTCACACTCTGGAACCTCTCTAGCAACCGACCAATCATACCCTGCTTCTGGAAACTATTGTTGCGCTTGCTCTCAGTAAAGAACAGCTCCACATCTAAAGACAGACAGCAATCATATCCTTAATATCACGCACAACAGTTTTTGAAATTATAATCCCTTCATGTGAGATCTGTTTTATAATACTTCAGAAGTGAAATTCATTGTTTATTTTTTGTCGTTTAAAAAATCGATAATTTGAAATAGTGACCTACCATTGGGATCATTGGGGTCACAACAGCTCTGTTTGTCTCACTGATGACCTCCAGGGAGAAGTTGTCTTCCTCCAGGCCAGAGATGGTCTCCACCAGCAACATCAGCAAGTCTCTCGACATGTTCTCAGGAACTCTCTCCAGCACAACAGCAGAGCTCTGAGGAGACACCTCagctccacctccctctccaggCAAACTCTCAGAGTTGGGAGCTTCCTGTGCTTCACTTGACACATCTGGGATTAAACACACTAGATATTCATATCCAATAACCTCATTCATAATTTCACCTTTCTCTGACTTCACTGGCACATTTCTGCCTACGACAAATTTACAAGGAGATATGGCCTGATAAGGCTGCATTTTGCAATGCTGTCTAATGATACGCCAATAAGGATTATTATGAAATGTATTAGGCAAAACATTCAATATAATAATATTAGGTCAAGGGAATGCATCAACAAGTCTGATCTGTTCTGTCTAATCACCACAGAAGCAAGGAAGGATGTTACCTAACAATTCATTGCTTGTAGcacaaagctgtaaaacaaacAACATCTAAATGTCAAATAGTTATTAACCAACGGGCAACTTTACAAGTATGCTCTTTAATATGAGCCATACAAGTAATGTATTATCCATCAGTTTGAAGCCCTGACTAGCCTGTCGAGCCTAGACAGCACTAATTTAGCCTACAGTTAAACTCTGTTAAGCCAAAAGTAAAATCTTGAAGAATTTGGACAGCTGCATGCTTGGATTTTTGTTTTTGGTCCAAAAAGACAGTAAAATCATGAGAATTTCagctaaatatataaatatacagtaccagtcaaaagtttggatacatcAAACTATTTTCAACACTGTAAAATAATAGCaaagatgtcaaaactatgaaataacacatatggaatcatgtagtaaccaaaaaagtgttaaacaaatcaaaatatattttagatttgagattcttcaaatagccacccgttgccttgatggcagctttgcacactcttggctttctctcaacccgcttcatgaggtagtcaagtGGAATGCatatcaattaacaggtgtgccttgttaaaagttaatttgtggaatttctttccttcttaatacgtttgagccaatcagttgtgtaggggtggtacagaagatagccatatttggtaaaagaccaagtccatattatggcaggaacagctcaaataagcaaagagaaaggacagtccatccttactttaagacatgaaggtcagtcaatccggaaaatttcaagaactctgaaagtttcttcaagtgcagttgcaaaaagtGCTATGTTGAAACCTGCTCTCatgtggaccgccacaggaaaggaagacccagagttacctctgctgcagaggaaatgttcattagagttaccagcctcagatattgcagcccaaataaatgattcacagagttcaagaaacagacacatctcaacataaactgttcagagtagactgcgtgaatcaggccttcatggtcgaattgctgcaaagaaaccactactaaaggacaccaataataaatgGAATGGACATTAAACTggaggaaatctgtcctttggcctgatgagtccaaatttgagatttttggtcccaaccgccgtgtctttatgagacgcagagtaggtgaacggcaTGTAGGacgaggtgtaatggtgtgggggtgctttgctggtgacactgtcagtgatgtatttagaattcaaggcacactttaccagcatagctaccacagcattctgcagcgatacgccatcccatctagtttgcgcttagtgggactatcatttgcttttcaaatggacaatgacccaaaacatacctccaggttgtgtaagggctatttgaccaagaaggagagtgatggagtgctgcatcagatggactggcctccacaatcacctgacctcaacccaattgatttgatttgattttgagatgttttgggatgagttggaccgcagagtgaaggaaaagcagccaacaagtgctcagcatatgtgggaactcctccaagactgttggaaaatcattccaggtgaagctggttgagagaatgtcaaaagtgtgcaaaactgtcatcaaggcgacgggtggctactttgaagaatctaaaacctaaaatatgttttgatttgtttcacacttttttggttacaatgtagaaaatagtaaaaatgtattaaaacccttgaatgagtagatgtgtccaaacttttgactggtactgtatataaacttcctccaactgtaagtgctgttattgtgaagtggaaacgtctaggagcaacaatggctcagcttcGA
Encoded here:
- the LOC139552445 gene encoding protein mono-ADP-ribosyltransferase PARP15-like; the protein is MIGRLLERFQSVRVENLTSNIPEDMLELYFEKWAGPAKDITVFHEEQAAIVTFHAPEDNTSVSLPALWDEMKCSLLMLVPLTPGSKGYNDVEKKFRKTLLRIERVQNDSLWKSYQIRKNLLEEKNKHTNNEKLLFHGTSSNSITQINSHGFNRSYAGTHGAAIGNGSYFAVDSSYSANVYSKADAQGIKCMYLARVLVGDYTRGQEGLIVPPAKPSGKDDDLYDSVTDNTSNPTMFVIFSDVQAYPEYLITF